The Phaseolus vulgaris cultivar G19833 chromosome 5, P. vulgaris v2.0, whole genome shotgun sequence genomic interval AGTACTCAGGTACAATATCTCTGCAATTGAAGAACATAAGTTTTCCCATCACCAAACTAAAATTGTTGTGTAGATATCATCATCAATATATATGAGACTATCCTAAGAAATTATTCATGAATTGAAATCACGAGTCCAAAGACCAATATTGAAAACAATATTATCACAAACCTACAAACTTCAGGCAACTCTTCAGCTTTGGGTGGATTAGGTGCCAAGAAAAATGTAAGTGTGTCCCTCCAATCAGTTGATGGGTCTTGGTAAAGACTAAAGTTGGAAAGATACATAACTTTCTTGGTCAAATCACGTGTGTAGTACGTTTTCCTCACCTTAGCATCTTGTTCATGAAACCTGCAAATTGCTTTGATCATCTCATTCAAAACATGAGTTGGAATTCCATGATTTTGAACTTGAAAGAAGCCCCAGTTCTGACATGCATATCTAACTTTTCTCACAACATCATCTCTCAAAGTAGGGTCCTCATGGATGCCTGTGAGGTCAATGGTGGGAATGGTAAATTTTGAGTTTGATTCTGTGGTGAAGTCTTCACTGAGATTAGAGCTTCTGCTATGAAAAATAGGTGGAACATTTCTGACACCATTTTCTACCAGTCCTTGGACACCAGCCTTTGAAGCATCAAATGCATTGAGTTCACTTCTTCTGTCATAGCTAGGAACTATTCCTGACTCCAACTCTTCTGTGCTTGTGGCCACCATTTTTTGAAGCTATCAGTGTATCAAATTTGTAATGAAAGTAACTACGAAGGGTTCAAAGGAGGAGCAGAAGAAACAAAGGTAGAATGTTTTCGTTTCAATTTTCCATGAATAAAGCAGAGACATTGGACAGTTATTTTATGCAGCTTCGCTTCAACGAGAGAGGACTAGATCTAGatgcgtttttttttttttatgttatccAGTTGAATCATATCGTTATGTACCCAAATAAAAAttccaaaataattattttaggtCGGTGACAATTTAATATTCCAAAATAA includes:
- the LOC137835070 gene encoding 1-aminocyclopropane-1-carboxylate oxidase homolog 1-like gives rise to the protein MVATSTEELESGIVPSYDRRSELNAFDASKAGVQGLVENGVRNVPPIFHSRSSNLSEDFTTESNSKFTIPTIDLTGIHEDPTLRDDVVRKVRYACQNWGFFQVQNHGIPTHVLNEMIKAICRFHEQDAKVRKTYYTRDLTKKVMYLSNFSLYQDPSTDWRDTLTFFLAPNPPKAEELPEVCRDIVPEYSTKVMELASTLFELVSEALGLDRLHLKEMQYEEGLLLMGHYYPACPEPELTMGTTKHTDGDFMTILLQDQMGGLQILHENQWIDVPAMDGALVVNIGDLLQVVSNDKFISVQHRVLANNLGPRTSIASFFGIGDQSPQGLSKVIGPIKELLSENNPPVYRETSLKDYLARQHSKRLEASSISFLKL